A stretch of DNA from Carya illinoinensis cultivar Pawnee chromosome 12, C.illinoinensisPawnee_v1, whole genome shotgun sequence:
GGACCCAAAAATCTCTTACAGTTTATTTCCTCCGAAACTCATGTGGGTTGTCCTTAGAATTAGCTTCCAAGAAGCTCACCATTGAGAACGTAGAGAATCCCAACTCCGTTCTGAATCTGTTGAGAACTCACGGTTTGACGCAGAACCACATCATACACTTAATTAGTAGTCGTCCATTATTGCTTTCGGCCGATTTAGGCAATACCCTCAAGCCCAACATGGAGTTGTTTAAATCCTTAGGGTTCTCTGGCGCTGCCCTCGCCAAAATGCTCACCAAATACCAAACTGTGCTAGAAAGTGATGCATACACGGCTATTGATTTTTTAGAGCACATGGTTTGAGTGATATGCAAATAAAAACTATGATGATGAAGTGTCCCGAACTTTATATGTATAATGCTCAAAAGAATTTTAAgccaaagttttattttttcaaatcgtTAGGCTTGTCAGATCTTGAAATTACAAAGCTTTTATCTGCATCCCCTTTTGTTATGCAAAGGAGCCTTAAAAAACAAATCATTCCGTGTGTTCAAGAGCTTAGACGCATTCTTGGCACTGACGAGAATGTCTTAAAGGTTATTAAGGCATACATGGAAGTTTTTAGAACAAACGTTGTTCATACGCTACAGCCCAACACCGCTACTCTGATAAGGCATGCTGTTCCCTAGTCATTATTTTTGAAACTCTCATTTAGAAGAGCAATGTCACTGCTTATCTGTCGCAGTCGGTTTAGGGAGATTGTTAGTGAAGTTATGAATCTCGGTTTTGATCCCAACAATCTGAAATTTGTTCTGGCTGTCGTGTCCATGACACTAGATAGTAAAACACTGTGGGAGCAGAAGGTGGAAGCTTATAGGAGTTTTGGTTTGTCAGAGGGTGAGATTTATGCAGCATTCAAGCGGCAACCCATGTGTATGGCTCTTTTggagaagaagatcaagaaaatgatgggTTTCTTTGTGAACAAACTGAAGATGAATCCTTCGAGGATGTCAAAGAGACCGATTCTTCTACTGCATAGCTTGGAGAAGTGGATTATTCCGAGGTGTTCAGTTCTGCAACttttgatgttgaaggcttTGACCAAGGAAGATACTAGCATTGTTTATATGGTTAAAATGGCCGATAAGGAATTCATGGTTAAATTTGTGAGCAAGTATCAAACTGTGGTCCCTGATGTTGTGAGAGCACACCAAGGGAAGATAGAATTTCAAGGCTCCCCGTTGCACCAATGGAGACGTGATTGCTTTTGACATAATCAAATGTGGCATTGTGTAAAGATCATGAGTTCAGATTTAGTTCAATATGTCTGCAGTTGAACGTGTCCTAAATGCTTTGGGGTTGAGCGGTTtagttttcatttatacttGCATTTTTAGCAGTTTGGTCATATGGAATTGGTTGCTCTGTCGCCAAATATTGCAGGACCTTTTGTATATGTTATGACATGTTAAccttatgcatttttttttaacaccaaAACTTATGCATATGTTTATCATTctgcttatcaaaaaaaatatgtttatcaTTCTATGCCTAGTTCAGCCAAACTAGGTGCTTGTGGTAGAATGTGGCACCTATTCCAGCAGCTTTATTGTAGCCGAGAAATCTATCATTTTGGTCTACATGTGTTTGTTGTTTTAAGTGCCGGAATTCAGATCCTTCACTGGTTTGGAAGTTGGAACCCCTTCAAGTATAGGGTGGTTTGAAGGTGTAAGTTTCAGCAAAATCTGTGTGTTGCTTCCTATACATGTGAACAAAATCCTAAGAACCCATGCTAAACTGTTTTATTTAAATGGATGAACGAGTTTGATGATAACCTTTCAAAATCACTCCCGAGAACACTTTCATCCTTGAACGAGAAAGAGTCAGTGATGGGAAAAGCACCGATGGCACTTTTTTTAAGCTTTGTTCTTCGTTCGCTTCAGCCATTTATGTTTACatctaatttttcaaatcttctgcTTTGATCCTTTCGATTGAACTCTTAAGGTGGACACCATATTTAGTGCAATATATGTACTTGCATTCACTCATTATTCTGCTTTTTGttacttaataaaaaatatataaatatttctgcTTTTGCTTCCGTGGACATATATACATGCGAGGATCTGTTAATTCTGCaagtttttcaatttaatatttgcatactaatctgcgtaccaatactaattcattcatactttaaatttaaattaacattgttttcaataaaatctactttttgatcaattacaataaattgatacatagattagtgcataattatacttataattagatttttccatttaatATATTCTGGAAAACCAGTAAGGCAAAGAGCCTCACCAAGTCTGAGAGAGGAGAGCAGATCAGCAGTTGACTGGAAACAACATTATGTCAATCAAAGGACAGACTATATGGTAAAGTTTCTCTGACCAATTGAAACctctaaattcatattttttagaatttcttGACACTCATGGAATTCCTAAAACATCCCAAAACCCAACTATTGGGACTCATCTTCTGTATCCGACCTTGTCCTGTTGTTGACTTCTTGTTTatagctcaaaaaaaaaaaaaaaaaaaaaaaaatgaacatccGAAAATGATACGCTCTTgggtgctgtccatgtggtaaAGTTGTGCTGGTGTAAACTTGATAAAGGTTACAATACTGGAGATGGGTCTTATGCAGGAGATCGatcttttgtgaataaattttaaaggtaggtcttttcttctttgttttataTTGGGAGGATAAAGGCAGAGGATATCGTCGGGGGGTAATAATactgaaatgaatgaattaTTTGATGAAGAATTGCTATGATTTTAAAGGTAAAAACCTGAAATGGTTGGTCCCATCGTTGTACTAAAGAAAAGGCCACTTGGTCTTGTGCCCAAAAATCAGGGTACATGTCAGTCAGGTTGCGTCGTTGTGATGATACATAACATATGGACTAAATTGGAGGagacacatcaaataaattttatggtATTTAGTATTATCTGTATAGATTTTGTAGATACTGTATAAATTTCATACTATGTAGATCTTTCTCCTCAACCGATTATCCAATTTGATCAGACAATTGAGGATCTCAGTTGATTTCGTTTATGCATGCATGTCGTCTTTCCATATTTTCACTTTCAATCATTTGTCTTTTTCTAAAGCTTGATTCATTTttggagaaatgatatttgtaactGTAAAGTACACAAAAATTACGtgatctatttaaaaaaaataa
This window harbors:
- the LOC122289687 gene encoding uncharacterized protein LOC122289687 gives rise to the protein MVYLVMEDNFVHTSACFGGPSVESSPVANFSALQTFPCETKGLRTRRRGRTMISNLKPDSKTLWEQKVEAYRSFGLSEGEIYAAFKRQPMCMALLEKKIKKMMGFFVNKLKMNPSRMSKRPILLLHSLEKWIIPRCSVLQLLMLKALTKEDTSIVYMVKMADKEFMVKFVSKYQTVVPDVVRAHQGKIEFQGSPLHQWRRDCF